CAGGACCCTCACACCAGACCCCCCCTATGGACTCCCATGGGGTTCCTGAGCAGGACCCTCACACCAGACCCCCCCTATGGACTCCCACGGGGTCCCTGAGCTGGACCCTCACAGCAGACCCCTCTGTGGACCCCCCGAGGGTCACCGAGCAGGACCCCGGTGGAACCTCCCCCCCTGGACCCCCGCAGGATCCCTAAGAAGGAACCCCAATTGTTCTGTCCTGCTGGACCCCACACAAGGGGACCCCCCGTGGGACCTCCATGGGGACCCTGAGCACAGTGAGGACACCCCCCCACTGGAACCGAGCAGGACCCTGACACCGGACCCCCTCCCTGCACCTCCAGGGGGTCCCCAAGCAGGATCCCCCCACTTAAACCCCCACTGCACCTCCATGAGGCCCCCAAGTAGGACCCTCACACTGGACCCCCCACATTGGACCTCCACAGAACCCTCACTGGACCTCAATGGGGTCCCTGAGAAGGACCCCCCccacccctcaggaccccccactAGACCCTCATGGGGACCCTGAGCAGGACCCCCCCCCCGGGGTCCCCGAGTGGGATCCTCCCCACTGGACCCGAGCAGGACCTTCATACTGGACCCCCATGGGGACCCAGAGCAGGAACCCCACCACTGGATCCCCCACTTgatccccatggtgtccccgagCAGGACCCTCACACCAGACCCCCTCCCTGGACCTCAATGGGGTCCCCGAGCAGGACCCTCACACCAGACCCCCTCCCTGGACCTCAATGGGGTCCCCGAGCAGGACCCTTACACCGGACCCCCCCACTGGACCTCCATAGACCCCCCCAATGGACCTCAATGGGGTCCCTGAGAAGGACCCCACCACTGGACCCTCCACTGTTCCTCCATGGGGTCCCCAAGCAGGACCCTCCCCACTGGACCCCCATGGGTTCCCCGCGTGGGACCCTCTCACCGGACCCCCTCACTGGACCCCCACAGGGACCCCAAGCAGCCAAGCAGGACCCCCCACCACTGGACCCCCCTATGACCCCTATGGGGTCCCCAAGCAGGATCCCCGTCCACTGTCCCCTCCCGGGGGTCCCCTCACCCCGGACCCCCCGAACTCCCCGCGGTCCCGCCCCGTGCCCGGGGAGCCGCCGGCCCCAGCCGGGCCCTGGGCGTGGTTTATCCCCAAAGCCGCGCTCTAACGCCCAAGCGGGCGTGTCCGGCCCCAAAAGGGGCGggtcccttggtgtccccaccCCCAGGGTCCATATAGCGgctcccggcacggcccggcccggccatgaccctgcggcggcggcggcggcggcggctccggccgaAGGACGATGCGGCACCGGCGGCGGCCCCGGAGAGCCCCGGGCCCGCCGAGCTGTACCGAGCGCTGGCGGCGGCCGGCGGGACCCTGCCCCGTGTGCGCAAGGTAGGGCTGGGGGGGGGGAGCCGGCCCGGTGCCCCCGCTTGTGCACCGGGACCGGTAATGGGGGGAGCGGGGCTGCGCCGTGTCCCCGTCCCGCCCGGCCGCCGGTGGCTGCGGGTCCGCTCCGGTGTCTCCTCCGGGGCTCTTATCGTGCCCCGTGCGCCGCCCGAGCTTCCCTCTTGTCACCCTCCCGCCCGAGCTTCCCTCATGTTCCCCTCCCGCTCCGGTTCCCTCATGTCCTCATCCCGCCCGagcttccctggtgtccccctcccGCCCGAGCTTCCCTCATGTTCCCCTCCCGCTCCGGTTCCCTCGTGTCACCCTCCTGCCCGAGCTTCCCTCGTGTCCCCCTCCTGCTTCGGTTCCCTCGTGTCCCCATCCCGCCCGAGCTTCCCTCGTGTCCCCCTCCTGCTCCGGTTCCCTCGTGTCCCCATCCCGCCCGAGCTTCCCTCGTGTCCCCATCCCGCTCCGCTGTCCCCCTCCCGCCCCGGTTTCCTCGTGTCCCCATCCCGCCTCGGTGTCTCGATGGCCGCCCCCAGCCTcttgtgctgccccagcatctCCTCGCCCCTGTCCCATCATCCCGCAGCCTCTTCCCGCTGTCCCCGTCCCCTCTCGCTCCGTGTTGTCCCCACAAGCGTCACATCCTGTCCCGGATCCTGCTCACGTCCTGCCCCGCGGTTGTCCCGGTACCCCCACCCTGGTTTCCCCCCGGGTCCCCACATGGAGGTCCCTCCTCACCTTCCCTCAGGAATCGTCCCTGTGCCCCTTCCCGGTATCCCCAAGCCCCACATCCTGTCCTGGTCCTtctccctgtcctgccctgcagctttCAGGGCCCAGGACCAGACCCCACCCCACTGTTTGTGGCTCTGTCACTGGGGCGGGAGTGACCCCAGTGGGACAGGAGTGACCCCAGTGGGACAGGCGTGACCCCATAACCCCCCTGGACTCTGGCGAGGGATCGGCCACAGGGTACCCCAGGAGCGGGGTCTGATTTAGGGACAGATCACAGGGTCTGGTTTAGGGACGGTAGAGGACAGAGTACCCGGGGTCTGTTTTAGGGACACTAAGGGACATTTCCCAGAGTGCCCTGGGTCTGATTTAGGGAGGATAAGGGACAGATCACAGGGTCTGGTTTAGGGACAGCAAGGGACAGGTCCCAGAGTGCCCCAGGTCTgatgcaggggacagcaggggacaggtcCCAGCGCTCCCCAGCTCTGGTTTAGGGACAGTAAGGGACAGATCACAGAGTACCCTGGGTCTGGTTTAAGGACAggacccagagctccccagggctgGTTTGGGGACAGTAAGGGACAAAGTTCCCCGGGTCTGATTTAGGGACAGTAAGGGACAGGTCCCAGAGTGCCCTGGGTCTGATTTAGGGACAGTAAAGGGCAGAGTAACCTGGGTCTGGTTTAGGGACAGCAGTGGACAGGTGCCAGAGCTCCCCAGCTCTGGTTTGGGGACAGTAAGGGACAGATCCCAGAGTACCCTGGGTCTGGTTTAAGGACAGGTCCCAGCGCTGCCAGCTCTGGTTTGTAGGGGCACAGGGCCCTGGCAAAGCTCCTCAGCTGGGCCCGACCCCGCCCTGAGGctcccccggccccgcggcgctTCCTGAGCGCGGTGGGAAGCGAGAGCGGAGCCGACATCCGGAGCAGAAGTGGCTGCTCTGCCACAGCCCAGACACGCACGGTGGCCtggccagcagggccaccacCACCAGCCGTGTCCCCGAGGGCTCCAGAGCGTCCCTTCCTGTCCCTGTGGTGACGTGGGGCCCAGCGTGACAGGCGACAACGTTCCCGTTTCTGGTGGTTTTGTGCCTGTGGGTGCATTTAGGGGAGGTCTGTCGTTATCTGGTGACACCAGCAGGGCTGGCGACACCCATGTGGCAGAGCTGGTGACACCCGTGTGGCAggcagagcacagagagaaccgcTGGCACCCTGCTGCCACCAAACCGTGGCATATGCCACCAAACCGTGGCATGTGCCACCCTCAAGGGACGGCTTTTGGTGACACTGTGCTGCAGCGCCAGAGCCCAGCACCCTGCTGCCACCAAACCGTGCCATGTGCCACCCTCACAGGGCAGATTTTGGTGACACTGCCTGTGCTGCACTGGGGCCACCAAGCTGTGCCATGTGCCACCCTCAAGGGACAGCTTTTGGTGACACTGtgctgcactgccagagcccagcaCCCTGCTGCCACCAAGCTGTGCCATGTGCCACCCTCACAGGGCAGATTTTGGTGACACCGCCTGTGCTGCACTGGGGCTGCACCCCCCAGAGGGGCATTTGgggacagccctgtcccctcctgagggtcCTGCCAGTTCCTCCACCCGCCCACgcctctgctcctgccacaaCAGCGACATTGTCTGGGCTGGCGAGGAGGGAGGGGTGGATTTTGCACAAAAACCCCGATTTTGTGGCCACAACAGGGCCCCCTCTGTGCCGGGGCCCCTCAGAGCGTGGGGTGGGGCTGACGTCAAAGCGTGGGGTGAGCCCCGGGCGCTCTGAGGGTGCTTTGAGCCCTGATCAAAGCCCTGTTGTGCCCAGGGGGCACCCGGGTGCTGCCTTGGCACGGTTTGGTGCTGTCCTGGTGGGGGATGTCCCCTCGGGTGTCCCCTCATGGCTCTTCCTTTGTCGCAGGACACTGGGTTCAAGTGGGCGTCACCCAGCCAGTCCCCGGAGGAGCACAGGTaggggcagggggcacaggagtggggctggggtccctgtcccagagggctggagcttggccttggggacattgttCCACTCTGGATACCCTGGGAGGGCTGGAAATGAGGGGGATTTTATGGGGGAGGTGAGAGCAAACGTGGGGTCACAGCtcagacacccccagaccctgtgGGCACATCCTGCCTGGCACCCACAGGATTCTGACAAAGGCAAACTGAGGGGGCAGAGTGGGGTGAATCCCATCTCAGGCATTTTGGGGAGCCCAAAGCAGCATTTTTGAGGTTTGCACAGGCAGTTTTGGGTgtgcagggattttggggagcccAAAGCAGCATTTTTGAGATTCCCACAGGGCAGTTTTGGGTgtgcagggattttggggagcccAAAGCAGCATTTTTGAGATTCCCACAGGGCAGTTTTGGGTGTGCAGGCATTTTGGGGAGCCCAAAGCAGCATTTTTGAGATTCCCACAGGGCAGTTTTGGGTGtacagggattttggggagcccAAAGCAGCATTTTTGAGATTCCCAGAGGCAGTTTTGGCCGTGCCTGGTGCGCtgacccctgtgtcccccaggaagGTGGTGAtgctggaatggggctggggtccctgtcccagagggctggagcttggccttggggacattgttCCACTCTGGATACCCTGGAAGGGAAATGAGGGAGATTTGTAGGGCAGGTGAGAACAGCCATGGGGTCACAGCTCCCTGATGGGctcagacacccccaaaccctgccTGACACCCAAAGGCAAACTGGGGGGTGTGAATCCCATCTGAGGCATTTTGGGGAGCCCAAAGCAGCACTTTTGAGGTTTGCACAGGCAGTTTTGGATgtgcagggattttggggagcccAAAGCAGCATTTTTTGAGGTTTGCACAGGCAGTTTTGGCCGTGCCTGGTGCCCtgacccctgtgtcccccaggaagGTGGTGATGCTGCAGAAGAAGGCAGAGGAGTCCTTTGGCTTCGAGATCCAGGTGGGTGCTGAGCTGAGCCGAGCCGAGCTGAGCCTGGCCCTGCTCCCCACACCTTGCTTTGCATCAGGGTATTTTTAATTTGCCTCCGATCCCCGGGGTTATTTTTAGAGGTGACACAATCACCAAACCCTCCCCATGCTGTGCTGCTTGGGCAAAACCCCCCCCCCCAGCAGCAACCCAACACTGCATTGCTGCCCTTGGTGGGGGGGTGGTCCCTGGGGGTCGGGGTGCCCCTCACTGCAGCCCCCCATCATTGCAGACCTACGGGCTGCACCACCAGGACAGCAACAGCGTGGAGATGTTCACCTTCGTGTGCCGCGTGCACGGCGGGAGCCCGGCCGAGGCCGCGGGGCTCAAGGCTGGTGAGCACATCCTGGGGGGGACCCAGGGGAGCCCCGTCAGCGGGGAGCAAGCCCCCCCTGAACCCGCCCCGCTCGCCCTGTGCTCCAGGGGACACCATCACGGGCGTCAACGGGCTCAACGTGGAGGGAATCCGGCACCGGGAGATCGTGGAGATCATCAAGAGCTCGGGGAATGTTCTCCGGTGAgtgggggggctcgggggggggggggggctgggggggggctGCAGCCCCCCCAGTGCTGACGGCTGCTGACCCACAGGCTCGACACTCTCTATGGCACATCCATCAGGAGGGCTGAGCTGGAGGCACGGCTGCAGTACCTGAAggtgagctggggctgatgggggGCTGGAGACCTCTTAGAAGGGTCCTGGGCACCCCTCAGAAGGGTCCTGACCCCCTCAGCAGGGTCCTGATCCCCCCTCAGCAGGGTCCTGGGCAcccctcagggagtcctgacccccTCAGCAGGGTCCTGACCCCCTCAGAAGGGTCCTGGGCAcccctcagggagtcctgacccccTCAGCAGGGTCCTGGGACCCCTTAGCAGGGTCCTGGGCACCCCTCAAAGGGTCTTGGGCACCCCTCAGCAGGATCCTGGGAcccctcagggagtcctgacccccTCAGCAGGCTGCTAGAGACCCCTCAGCAGGGTCCTGGGACCCCCCCAGTGGGGTCCTGACCCCCTCAGCAGGGTCCTGGGCACCcatcagggagtcctgacccccTCAGCAGGTTGCTAGAGACCCCTCAGCAGGGTCCTGGGACCCCTTAGCAGGGTCCTGGGCACCCCTCAGCAGGATCCTGGGAcccctcagggagtcctgacccccTCAGCAGGGTCCTGGGACCCCTCAGCAGGGTCCTGGGCACCCCTCAGCAGGATCCTGGGAcccctcagggagtcctgacccccTCAGCAGGGTGCTAGAGACCCCTCATCAGGATCCTGGGACCCATTAGCAGGGTCCTGGGCACCCctcagagggtcctgggcacccCTCAGCAGGGTTCTGGAGACCCCTCAGCAGGGTCCTGGGCACCCCTCAGCGGGTCCTGGGCACCCCTCAGCAGGATCCTGGGAcccctcagggagtcctgacccccTCAGCAGGGTCCTGGGACCCCTTAGCAGGGTCCTGGGAACCCctcagagggtcctgggcacccCTCAGCAGGATCCTGGGACCCCCCAGTGGGGTCCTGACCCTCTCAGCAGGGTCCTCACCCCCTCAGCAGGGTCCTGGGACCCCTTAGCAGGGTCCTGGGCACCCCTCAGAGGGTCTTGGGCACCCCTCAGCAGGATCCTGGGACCCCCCAGTGGGGTCCTGACCCCCTCAGCAGGGTTCTGGAGACCCCTCAGCAGGGTCCTGACCCCCCTCACCCTCCCCACAGCAAACCCTCTACGAGAAATGGGGCGAGTTTCGCTCGCTGATGGTGCAGGAGCAGCGGCTGGTGCGGGGTGAGTGGGGCTCTCGGGGGGGTTgttgggagggttttggggcaCCACCCGCCTCCCCTGACACCCCCGTGTTGTCCCCCATCAGGCGTGGTGGCCAAGGACCCCAGCATCTACGACACGCTGGAGTCCATCCGCTGGTGCCTGCAGGGGGAGGCGTTGCCGGGGGGCTCCTCCCGAGCCAGCGGCAGCGATGACTCCCTGTACCAGACCTGCGTCTTCGCCTCCTCCAGCTCCCTGAACGGCGACAATGACGGCGACCAGGACAAGGATGAGGACACCGGGGGTCCCGCGCCCCCTCccccgcgcccccggcccgcTCTGGGTCGCAGCTCCAGCCTCCGGTGTCCGGGGCCACCGGGGGCTGCGGGGAAGTTTTGGGCCCGGGCCGGGGATCCCGGGGACGGAGCCGCCGCCGTGCCCCGCAAGAACCGGCACAGCAGCTTCCGCCAGCGGCTGCTCAAGTTCATCCCGGGGCTCAACCGggcgctggaggaggaggagagtcaCCTCTAAGCCTCCCCaggactatttatttatttatttgcgaggggcttcactcgctctGCCCACCCCCCCCAATCCTTTGGGGGCTGCACGGAGCAGGTTTGGGGATCGTGACGCTGAGGGACGGACGCAGCAGCAAGGGACAGACAGACGTGAGGACACTCGTGGAGCGGCTCacggagctctgggctgggggagcacCGGGGGAGCCCCGAATTCCCCAGGCTGGGGGGGCCCTGGGGGTCTCACCCTGCTCTGCTGTTGTACCTCGCTAATACAGAGAGGATTTGCAGCGATGCGTGGCTGTGAGTGACGGGGGACAGAGCCCCGATTCTGTCCCTTTGGGGTGACACACCGATGTCACCTCGGACGTGACTGAGCTGCCGgggtccccccggtgtcccccccggTGCCTTCGGCCACGTCCCGGCGCTGcggggccccggcccggcccttcCTGCCCCCGTTTCCTGCGGCAGCCGGCGGGAAGCGAGTCCCACCCCGAGCCCTTCCTCCGGCCGGGGACGCGGTGCCCGCGCAGGACGGGTCCCCCCAAAACTGCCTCGGTGTCCCCCAGAGccgctgaaggagctgggggggGCACAAAGCACCCCCAGAGCCGCTGAAGAGGTTGGGGGGCACAAAGCACCCCCAGAGCCGCTGAAGGGGTTGGGGGACACAAAgcgcccccagagctggggctcacacagcacccccagagccgctGAAGGAGTTGGGGGGGCACAAAGCACCCCCAGAGCTGCGGGACTGCCACAACATTGGTGTGTGCACAGATGGAGCACCGAGAGCCCCCAACCCtctgctgtgcctcagtttcccctctgtttgtgcctcagtttctcctctgtttgtgcctcagtttcccctttactctgcctcagtttcccctttactctgcctcagtttcccctctgaCTGCGCTGTTTGGGGACCCCAGCTCTCCCTGTCCCCCCTGGGGGTGACAACTGCCGCTCTCTGTGTGTTCCATGGCGGCAGATGGGGGGGGGCTCAGCCGGCCCCCCGACACTCCCCTGCCTTGTCCCCGTTCCAGGACAGCTCCGGGCTGGACATTTATGGTCcggctcccgcagccccggctgctcTCGGCGTCCCTCCCGTGCTGCCAGCCCCGGAGCATCCCGTTCCTGCCAGAGCCACCACGGGACCCCCCCCTTGGTGGCAGCTGCCACCCCACGCTCGGCTTTTTATAGCCGCGACCTGGGGCTGCGTGTGCCCGGAGAGGGGCAGGTGGCCGTGGGACAGCTGGAGTCACGCGTGGCACCGCCTGGGCACGGCCGGGGCACCGGGCACGCCCCGGAGCAGCCTGTCATTACCGATAAATATAGAGCGGGGGCACGGAGCCAGCCGTGGGCACCGGGCGGGCACGGGCACCCTGGTGTGGCCATCGTGTCCCCAGCGGGTGTCGCGGTGGATCCCCGGGTCCCCCCTGCGCCCCCGCGGCCTTGCGGGGCTGGTTGGGCTCGGGTTTCCTCCCCCGACGCCGCCGCGGCCTCTCCCGGGGTACAGCTAATCCCGGCATGCGGGGGCTGCCGGTGTCACCGTCCGGTAACCGAGCGAGGGATGCGGGGGGCTGCAATCCCCCCGATCCGCGCCCCCGGTGGCGTTGGGACCCCCGGCAGCTCCGGGACCCTCCTGTGTGATCCGTCCCGAGCGTTCGGGGCCGCATCCCCGGGCTGGCACCGGCGGTGGCCTCACCGGGTCCCGCCGGGCCCGGGGGATCCCTCCGGGGGCGTCGCCGGTGCTGCCGCGGGATCCCCAAGACGTCAGTGACCGGCGTGACGTCAGCGGGCAGGTGTGACGTCACGGAACCCCGTCGGGGGCGGGCGATAGCGAGAAGCGGGGCCGGAGCGAGGGAACGGGGGAGAGCGCCCGGTGCTGGGACGCCTCCTCCGGTACCCCCGGGCCGCCTCCTCCGGTAGCCCCGTGCGCCCTCCGGACCCCTCTGCCGGGCTGTCCCCGCTGCTGCTCACGGGGTTTCGTGAGGCCAGGCAGGGTCCCGGTACCGGCTGCGGCTCCCGGGGCACTGGGCACCGGCTCCAGCCCCCCGGTGGGACCGTGCCGCTGTAGGGTCGCTAACGGGGGAGCGCTAACGGTGCTGTCAGCCCCGGGGGCTCTGCCGAACCGGGCACAGCGGGCCGGGTCCCCAAGACCCCCCGGTTTGTCCCCGGGAGTGGGAAGGGACGGTACCGAGCCGGTACCGACGTGTACCGGGAGATACCAAGGGAGTAACGGGGCGGTACCGGGGGGTATCACGGGAGGTGCTGGGATGGTACCGGGATGGTACCGGGTATTGAGGGGGTACCGGGATGGTACCGGCGGGTACTGAGGGGGTTCCGGGATGCTACCGGAGGGCATTGAGGGGGCACCGGGATGGCACCAAAGGGCACTACGAAGTTCTGGGTCTCTTCCGTTCACCGTTCGGCCTCCCGCGGGCCCGGGCCGGGCTGAGCTCATTTTCCAGCTCCCGGGCGCTGTTcccggcgccgccgcccgccAGCAGCCGCCGCTGTTTCCATCGGGCCGGCCAGGGGCTCCCCGCGGGGACCGGGCGGGGGCGGGACCCCGCGTCATCCCCCCCGCACTGGCACCGGGCGGGAGGAGCCCGGGGGTACCGGTGCCGCTGAGCACCGGAGAGACCCAGATGGGCACCGGGCATAGCGGTACCGGGGGTACGGGAGGTACCGGGGGCACACCGGGAATGGGGCAACGGAGATACCGGCACCGAGAGGGCTCCGGGGATAATGGTACCGGAGATACCGGCACCGGGAATGGTGACACCGGGGATACCGACACCGAGAGAGAGATACTGGGCATAGCGGTACCGGGGGCACACCGGGGGCGCTGATTCTGACACCGAGAGAGAGATGGGCACTGGGCATAGCGGTACCAGAGGCACCGGGGACACACCGGGAATGGGGCAATGAAGACACCGGCACCGAGGGGGCTCCGAGGATGCCAACactgaggggacagcggggatagCGGTACCGGAGATACCGGCACCGAGAATGGGGGCACCGGGCTACCGACCCCGAGAGGTTACCGGAGGTGGGGACTGAAGTGATGCCAGCACCGAGGGGGCATCGGGGGTGGGCGCAACGAGGGGACACCGGAAACACCGGCAGCAAGAGAGCGCCGGCCACGGAGGCACCGGGGCACGgtgcaccggcagcgaggagacACCGATGGGACACCGGGGATACCCCGGCCACCGGGGCCTCCCTCCCCGCTCCGGCGGCCCCCGGGGGGGATCAGAGGGGAAGCGAGGGGCGCCCGAGCTATTTTTAGCCGGGGCCGCGGGGGTATTTTTAGCCGGGGCCGCGGGTGCGTCAATGGAACCCCGCGTGCGTCACGGCCGCGcccccgccggggccgccccccCCGTGCGTCaccggccccgcgccgccccgcgcgTCACCGAGCGCTTAAGAGAAAGTAGTGGCGGGGCCGGAGCCCGGCGGAGCCCGCGGAGCGGCCGTGGCAGGAGCACGAACCGGAGCGCCGCCGCGCCGGCACCCGGGTACGGGCGGCACCGGGAtgcggggggcaccgggggtcGTGCGGGCAGTGGGAGGGGCACGGTGCCCCGGTGGTGTCCCGGTGGCACCGGGGGAGCGGGAGCCGTTTGATTCACGTCGGGCGCGTCAGGTGGCACCGAGGGGATCCCGGGTGGGGCATCCCGGTGGCACCGGGGGCTCAGGGCGGTGGGCGTCCCGCAAGGTGCATGGATGTGGGAGGGTGTCCCGGTAGCTGGCGCGTCCCGGTGGAGCCGGGGCTGGCGCGTCCGAAGGGCGCTGTGGAAGGAACTCCCGGTGTCACCGGCGAGAGTCGGGGGTGCCGGTGGAAGGCACCGGGCGGTGCGCGCTGTGCGGGGTTGCCCCTTGTGGGTAGCCGGTGGCGCCGGGAGGAACCGAGCGTGCACGGGAGGTGCACGGGATGGGGCGTCCCGGTGACGCCGGGAGGAGCTGGGTCAGGAGTGCCGGTAGCACCGGGGGTCGCGCGGCCGGCGGGAATTGACAGAGCGACCCCCGGCCCCGGGGGTCCCGGGACGAGCCCGACACCCCCCTCTCCTCTGTGAGGAGCTGCGCAGCACCGGGAGCGGCTCCTTGGTTCCCCCATCCCGGCACCTCAAACCGGGACACAGGGAATCCCCATCCCGGGGGTTGGCAGCGGGCAGAGCCGCCCCACAGCGGGCATCAGCCCCGGGATCCCCGAGCAGAGCGGGCACGGAACCGGAGAGGGCAGGCGGGAACGCGCGGGCAGCACCGGGAGCTGGCAGCGGAGAGCACCGGGATGTGCGGGCAGCCAGCCCCGTGCGGGCAAACCCCCCGTGCCCACCGCTGCTGCGGCATTACCGGGCACAGCAGGTGCCGGCAGGGACGTGGGCAGCGGGAGCCACCCCCGGTGCCACCGGCTGCTCTCGCCCGCCCGCGGCTCGGGGCCCGGTGCCAGCGGCTGCCACCCGCCCGTGCAGGCGGCAGCGTCGGGGCTGGGCACGGACGGGcagctgccctccctccctgccaaaGCAGGAATCTGCAAACAGAGCCCGGccgtgggcagagcagagcagaggctgctgcGGGAATCTGTGCCCGCTCCTCGGGGGGACAGCGCAGAGGGGACCCCAAATTCTGTCAGCGAGTGGGAGGGAGGAGAAACGTCCGAACTGGGAGCGCGGGAAGGGTCGAGGAGTTGCATCTGCCGAGCTTTTCATGCAGGCAAGGAAACTCCCGCTGGCACAGACAGTGTGCC
The sequence above is a segment of the Melospiza melodia melodia isolate bMelMel2 chromosome 31, bMelMel2.pri, whole genome shotgun sequence genome. Coding sequences within it:
- the TAMALIN gene encoding protein TAMALIN isoform X1 — encoded protein: MTLRRRRRRRLRPKDDAAPAAAPESPGPAELYRALAAAGGTLPRVRKDTGFKWASPSQSPEEHRKVVMLQKKAEESFGFEIQTYGLHHQDSNSVEMFTFVCRVHGGSPAEAAGLKAGDTITGVNGLNVEGIRHREIVEIIKSSGNVLRLDTLYGTSIRRAELEARLQYLKQTLYEKWGEFRSLMVQEQRLVRGVVAKDPSIYDTLESIRWCLQGEALPGGSSRASGSDDSLYQTCVFASSSSLNGDNDGDQDKDEDTGGPAPPPPRPRPALGRSSSLRCPGPPGAAGKFWARAGDPGDGAAAVPRKNRHSSFRQRLLKFIPGLNRALEEEESHL
- the TAMALIN gene encoding protein TAMALIN isoform X2, translating into MLQKKAEESFGFEIQTYGLHHQDSNSVEMFTFVCRVHGGSPAEAAGLKAGDTITGVNGLNVEGIRHREIVEIIKSSGNVLRLDTLYGTSIRRAELEARLQYLKQTLYEKWGEFRSLMVQEQRLVRGVVAKDPSIYDTLESIRWCLQGEALPGGSSRASGSDDSLYQTCVFASSSSLNGDNDGDQDKDEDTGGPAPPPPRPRPALGRSSSLRCPGPPGAAGKFWARAGDPGDGAAAVPRKNRHSSFRQRLLKFIPGLNRALEEEESHL